A region of the Thermogladius calderae 1633 genome:
AGACGTGAGTAAGGGGTTCTACGGGTCTCTCACGGGCTTCCAGAACCTCGTCTTCTACGGTCTGTTGAAGGGTTTCTCAATGGAGGACGCGCGAAAGAGGGCGAGAGAGGTGATCGAGCTGGTCGGCTTAGATGAGCAGAGCGCTTTCAAGAAACCCTATTTCTCGTACAGCCTGGGTATGAGGGCTAAGCTGAGCCTGGCGAAGGCGCTGTACACAGACCCGGAAGTCTTGTTGCTGGACGAGCCCACACTAGGCCTGGACGTGCCTAGCGCTATGGAGGTCAGGAATATGCTGGTCGAGTCGGCGAGGGCGGGGAAGACGATACTGGTCACGGGGCACAACATGAGAGAGATCGAGGAGATAGCCGAGGAGGTTACAATAATAAACAGGGGGGTCGTCGTCGCTCAAGGCGGTATCCAGGACTTGAAGAGGTCGCTGGGCCTCGTCAACATCCTGTACCTAAAACTCCGTGAAGAGGGCTCTGGCAAGTACCTTACCCACATAGAGTCGAGCCTGCAGGTGGCTAGGACGGAGGTCTCGAGGAGTAGCGGGGAAGTGGCCGTCAGGGTCTACGTTAGAGACCCGAGAGATAAGATTATGGAGACCATTACGAGGATCCTCGGCGAGGACCCCCGTCCACTAATCGACTTCTCTATCGCAGAGCCCTCGTTGGAGGACGCATACCTAGCGGTAGTCGGGGGCGATCGGCCACGGTCCTGAACCTCTTTAAAGCCACGGTATACAGGGAGGCTCTGTGGTTTAAGAGGTACTTCTCCGACTACCTAGGTCTGTGGTTGACCCAGGTCGGCTTCGCCGTCGGCGTGTTAATGACGCCCGCTTACATCTACGGTTCGCAGAGCGTGGTATCGAAGGCGGGGGAGCTTTTCGGGGTAAAGCCGGCCTTCACAGACCTGCTCGTATTCTCGATGGTCTTGTCGGCGTTGCTGGGCGTCGTCGCAATAATCATTGGAGACGTGGTGGGCACCCTCTACTACGAGTTCAAGATCGCGGAGTCTACAGTGCTGATCTTTGAGGCCACTGGTCTGACGCACTACATCGTGGTGAACGCCGTGGTGAGGTCCATCGTAAACACCCTGCTATCCTCGATATACCTCCTCCCAGTTCTCGGGGCGTTGAAAGGAGCCAGTGGACTGATCACGTATCTCGTGGTGGTTATGATACTTGTCCCTGCCGGGGTGACGCTCGGTCTTCTGGCTAGTATAGTCGGGCTGTCAGTGATATACTTTGTCGACGTCAGAAGGCCGTGGTCTATTGCGCAGCTGTTACCGCCAGTCATACTCGCCTCGAGCGGTGTCTACATACCTGTCCACATGATACCGCTGGCTTTGAGAGTCGTAGGCTACATCACGCCAGTGCCTTTTGTTGTCGAGACACTACAGTGGATCACGCTGCTCTTCAACGAGTCGAGGATAGCCCAGTACCTGTTCTTCCTAACTGCCATCTACGCGCTCTACGTGACGGTCTCCGTTCTCGCGATAAATAGCGTGGACAGGGTTGTCAGGAAATGAGCCTCGTCAGAGAAGTTAGAAGGTCTCTGCTTGTGGGCTACGGGATGTTTAGGATGCACTTGACGAGCTACCTGTCTTCCACGCTAAACGCGCTCCTCTGGCTGACGTTGTTCTTGGCACCCTCCGTGGTCTTCAGTAGCGACCCGCTTTCAGCATTGCTCTATTTGACCCCTCCCGTTATTGGGGTGAACATCGTGCTGTTGAGTATAGGGCTGAGCCAGGAGTACGTCACGTGGTTGAGCGAGGGCGGGGAGCTAGACGACCTAAGACTGGCAAACCTCACGCTATGGAAATACGTGGCTGCCACCTTCCCCTTTGACTTCCTGGTAGTCGGCTTCGCGCCGTTCCTGCTCTCAGCCCTCCTTCTATCATGGTACCTAGGTATAGCACCCACGTGGCTGTTCAGGCTGAACGCGGCGCTCTTCGCACTATCTATACCCGTCTTAATGGCCTCGGGCCTACTAATGGCCTCGTTGATCGGCCTGCTCTACTTGAAAAACCCGCTTGCGAGAGTTTTGAGTCAGATCATACAAATATTGTTCGTAGTAGTCCTCTTTTTACCCCCAAGATACCTGCCTGAACAGTACATGGCACTCCTAGTCCCGGGCCTCGTGGCGGTGGAGCTGCTCAGAGCCTCCTTCGGGTCTAACACGATCTCTACTAACCTACTCGTGTCAATGACTGTACCGGCCGTCATATCATACCTACTCCTATCACTCCTAGCTTCAAGGCTTGTCGAGAAGCACTTCTTGAAGTTCGGGGTCGAGACGAGGTACTAGCAGGCCCCCGCCCGCAACATAGTACAAGTCGG
Encoded here:
- a CDS encoding ABC transporter ATP-binding protein, which encodes MVKYAIEVLDVRKTYRPRVGLRSRSVVEALKGVTLRVRKGTIHALLGPNGAGKTTLIKIVATLLAPDSGAVYVGGYDAVKEASRVREIIGVVLDVSKGFYGSLTGFQNLVFYGLLKGFSMEDARKRAREVIELVGLDEQSAFKKPYFSYSLGMRAKLSLAKALYTDPEVLLLDEPTLGLDVPSAMEVRNMLVESARAGKTILVTGHNMREIEEIAEEVTIINRGVVVAQGGIQDLKRSLGLVNILYLKLREEGSGKYLTHIESSLQVARTEVSRSSGEVAVRVYVRDPRDKIMETITRILGEDPRPLIDFSIAEPSLEDAYLAVVGGDRPRS